TTCAATAGGCACGAAAGGATATTTAGGAACTGGAGCATATCTTCCTTCTTCATCATTCTATAATGATTTTTGGGAATGGGATCAATCTACAAATACGTGGACGCAGAAAGCAAATTTTTCTGGCTCCCAAAGATTTGAAGCAGTTGGATTTTCAATTGGCAATAAAGGGTTCATAGGTACTGGTGGAACAATTGGGACATACACAAATGATTTTTGGCAATGGGACCAAACGACAAATACATGGAGCACAATACCAACTCTTCCATCCTCTGCACGTGCTGATGTAGACAGAGGAACATTTGTGATTTGTTCTAAAGGATATATCTGTGGAGGATGGGACGGTGGTACATACTTTAATGATTTATGGGAATATTCATCTAACAATGTTTCAATTAATATTAATGGACCCTCTACAATTTGTATCGGTTCTTCATCTACAATAAGCGCTTCAGGCGGGATAAATTATTCGTGGAGCACTGGCGCTACCACTTCTTCAATCAGTATTACTCCTTCAACTACTACTGCTTACAGTGTAACCGTTACAGAATCGGGCGGATGCACATCCATTTTATCTGCAACCGTTACTGTTAATGCATTACCGACTCCAACAATTTCTCCTTCAACTACTATTTGCAGCGGAGATGCCGTTACGCTTACCGTTACCGGAGGCAACTCTTATTCATGGAGCAACGGCTCTTCCGCTTCATCAATTGTTGTCAGCCCGACATCAACCTCTTCGTACAGCGTAACAGTGACTAATGCAAGCGGGTGCACGAAAACTGCCACCACGTTTGTTACTGTCAATAATTCTGTTTCAGCATTAATTACCGGAAACAATTTACTTTGTTCGGGAGATTCAACTGCTCTTATTGCTTCGGGTGGAAATTCTTTTTTATGGAGCACCGGAGCCACCACTTCCTCCATCATTGTTTCACCAGCGAATAACACCGGTTACGCTGTGCTGGTTTCTTCGGGCAGTTGCAGCGATACCGCATCTGTTTTAGTAACAGTTTCTCCTCCTCCGAACGCAATCATTTCACCGAACACCACCCTTTGTGCCGGAGAAAACAGTACGCTTACCGCATGGGGTGGCGGGAATTATTTGTGGAGCAACGGAACAACTACTGCTTCAATTATAATTGCACCTGCATCAACTGTTTCTTATTCGGTAATTGTATCCATCGGCTCTTGTTCCGATACCGCAAGCACAACTATTACTGTTGTTCCCCAAACAACTGTTAACGCATGTTGTAATACTACCATCACTTCGGGCAATACAACCACTCTTTCCGCATCAGGAAGCGGAACTTATTCATGGAGCAACGGGGCAACTGCGAGTATAATTACAGTAAGCCCTACCTCTACTACTGTTTACTATGTTATTACAACCAACTCATGGGGCTGCAGTGATGTTGACACCGTCATTGTATTTGTTGTTGAACCCGATTGCGGCAATCCGGAAAAGGATTTGTTTATCCCCAATGCATTCAGCCCGAACAATGACGGAGAGAATGATGTTCTTGTTATCTCTTATATAAAAGGAATCAGTTGCATAAAAAATTATTACCTGGCAATATTCAATCGCTGGGGAGAAAATATTTTTGAAACAGAAAAAATATCAGATGCCTGGGATGGAAAACTGAATGGAAAAGTTTTTGACCCTGCCGTATTTACTTATTATTGTAAAGCAACAACACTTGCAGGGCAGGAAGCGATTAAAAAAGGAAATATTACTTTGTTGCGGTAACTTTTTTATTCCTTATTCTCTTTAATAACCTTAGCAGGAATTCCAACAGCAGTAACATTAGCAGGAATATTTTTATTTACAACAGCGCCAGCTCCGATAATTGAATACTTTCCTATTGTTATTTTTTCGAGTATGGTTGCGTTTGTGCCAATCAAAACTCCTTCTTCTAATATTACGTCACCGGAAATATTTACTCCGGGATTAATGGTGCAGTAATCATGAACAACTGAATAGTGTCCGAGTGTACAAGCAAGGTTGAAAATTACATGGTCAAGTATGTTAATATTTGTTGTGAAAATATTTCCAGCAGTAACTACTGTTCCCTCCCCAATGGTTGTTGTCTCTGACATAATAACTGATGGATGAACTCCGGTTGCAAATTTGACATTAAAACTTTTCAAATGTTGAACTACTTTTGATTTTGCTTTAGGACTTCCGATACAACATACATAGTTATAATCGCTTTTGTGATTATCCTTCAGCCAATCCTTGCCTCCTAAAACGGGGACTCCATTTCTGATTTTACCTTTCATATCAGGATTGTCATCAAGAAAACCAGCAATATCCCATTGAGTGTCTTTGCCTGCTTTATTTATGTCTCTGAACAATTGGACAATTTCATCTCCAAAATTTGAAGCCCCGAATAAGATTAATTTATTTGCCATGAAAGATGGTATTAGAGTACAAGTTTATTATAAAAATTTAACAGACGCTTCGTATTATCCTTTAATGATAGTTTTTTCTGGGCTAAGATTACATTTTCAGCAAGTATTGTATAATCATCTTGAAAAAGAATTTTTCGCAAATCGAGCAAGTCTTGCTTGTCAATCAAAATACCTGATTTATATCGCTTTACTATCCACGACTGATAGACAATGTTCTCCGATATAATAACAGGTATTCCCGCTTCAATAAAATTAAAAAGCTTCAATGTTGTACAGTATTTGTATTTGTCATACGATTGTTTATGCAATTCTTTATTGACAAATCCAGTATGAAAACCAAAATGATACTTCGATAATTCCTCAGCCAGTTTATCCTGCGCCACAGGTTCATGAAAATGAAAAAAGGAATTCTGCTTTGCAATTTGCTCGTACTCTTCATAATCAGCCCGTATATTTGAGGGGCTGGGATAAATATGAAAATGGATTTCTTGCTTTGAGAGAATGTTTATGATTTCATGGAACTGTATGTTGCCGTATTGTTTTGGATTGCGGTGAGAGCCCGCCACGCCTCCGGCATAGACCAGAGACCCCTCTCCATCTCTCCCCCAAGGGGAGAGGGAAGAAACCCCTTCCCTTCGGGAAGGAAGGGATGGGCTCTTCTGAAACACATCGTCATCGCAGTAAAGCGGGAAGAAAATGGTCTTGGGTTTTTTCTTTATGCCGTATTTTCTGAACGCCACATTGGGCTCGAGCGAATGAGCAACAAGTCCATCGGCTTTCTCCAAACATTCTCTTTCATGCGGCAGTTCTTTTTTCAGCCAGCCGAGCGCGGGATTCAAGCCGTAATAAATGGAATAAACATCCTGCATATCTAAAACAAACGGAACTTTCAGCGTTTGCCTTGCGATGTTGGGATAATAACTCTTGGGAGCAAAAGCGTGCATGAGGGAAACTTGGGGAAGTTGTTTCAGAATCCGTTTCAGATGAAATGCGTTGCGGAAAAGAAACACGGCATCAAACTCATTGTTGCTGAACTTTTCAAAATAACCGCGCTGGCTGCATACAAGAATGGTTGAATATTCTCCGCTTCGCTTCACCCACTTGGCTATTCTCGGAATCCGTGCAGGCAGTTGTTCTCCGAGATAGACAATAACTTTCTTTTCGCTGCGTTTCAGCTTGCCGGTGCCTGTAACAGGAACATTCAGCGCGTATAAAATGAAATCAAATACTGAACTAAACTTTTCGTACAAAAACCATTTCAGTTTGACAAAAAATATTTTCGCTGATGCGTTCATTGCCTGCAAAGGTCAAAGTTTTTAAGATATGAGCGTTAAAAAAATAATCTGTAATCTGTAATCTGTAATCTGTAATCTCGTTTCTTCGTAACATGGGCATCGTTCAGCGCGACAGCATACGCATCATGGTCATCTCTTATCTGGGAGCTGCCATCGGTTATCTGAACAAGATCCTGCTCTTCACCAACTTTCTTACGGCAGAACAGGTAGGTCTCTCCAATATTATCATCAGTATTGCAGCCGTGTACGCTCAGTTTTCAGGATTAGGAATGACAGGTGTTACCATAAAATTCTTTCCATATTTCAAGGACAAGGAAAAACATCATCACGGATTTTTATTCTGGACATCCCTCCTTTCCTTATTCGGCTTCCTGCTGCTGACCATTATCTTTTTGCTGTTTAAATCTCCCATCATAAATTATTATTCTGAAAAATCCCCTTTGCTCGTTGAGTATTCGTTTTACGTGATTCCGCTTGCGCTTGCCACTGTTTATTACAACCTGCTGGAAGTTTTCCTGCGCTCGCTGATGAAAACGGTGGTATTCTCGCTCGTCAACGAAATTGTTTTACGCCTGATGATCTCCGCCAGCATTTTGCTTTTCGCATTTAAGCTTGTTTCTTTTCACGAATTTGTCATCATTTATGTAGGAGTGAATTGTTCCGCCACGCTCATCCTGCTGGTGTACATGGCTTACCTGAAACAGCTTTTATTCAAACCCGAATGGAGCAGCACCACCAAACGTTTTTTCAAAATTGTTCTCCATTACGGTTCGTTTGCCATCGTTGGCAACATGAGTTACATTCTGATGAATAACATTGACGCGCTGATGGTAGCTGCCATGATCGGGTTGAAGGATACGGGAGTTTACACCACCGTGTTTTTTATAGCAACGGTCATGCTAATTCCCTACCGCTCGCTGGCAAGAGTGGCGAGTCCGCTGGTGGCGCAGTTCTGGAAAAACCGCGAGATGAAAAAAATGCACGACCTCTACAAAAAAGTTACGCTGATGAGTTTGATTACCGGATGTTTTATTTTCCTTGGATTGTGGGTGAACATTGATAATATTTTTCATTTCATTCCGGATGAATACGCATCGGGCAAATATGTTTTTCTTTTTCTCGGCATCGGGCGGTTGTTCGACATGGCAACGGGCATCAACGGAATCATCCTTGTCACTTCAAAAAAATACAGATACGATCTGCTCTTCACCATTTTGCTGATTGGCGTAATGATTGCGCTGAACCTTGCCTTTATTCCAACATACGGCATTGAAGGCGCCTCGTTCGCTACCATGCTTTCCATTATCACGCTCAACACGCTTCGCATTATTTACATCTGGAGCGTGTTTGGCATGCAGCCCTTTGACTTTAAAAGTGTGTGGGTGATTCTTATCGGGGTTTTCACGCTCGGAGTGATTTATTTCATCCCTCCTATCCTGAATGTTTATGCCGACATGATTATCCGCTCGCTTATTTGCCTTGTGCTTTACGCTGCGCCTGTGTTATGGCTGAAACTTTCTGAAGAAGTGAATGAGAATGCAATAAAAATTCTGAAGGCAGCCCACCTTTATCCTCCCGAAGGGAGGAAATAAAAAACCTAATAACTCATGTTACGCAGAAAAGCAAATAACCGCAGAGAAAACAGAGAAAACAACACGCGGAGAGTCGCAGAGAAAATACAATACTGTATGTATTCTCAGCAGTTCTCTGCGTACAACCTCAGCGGACTCTGCGGTAAAAATGTATTTGCGTAACATGAGCTAATAATAAAAATAGGATTATACTCCTTCCCTTCGGGAAGGTTGGGATGGGCTTTCAATCTGTGAATTTATACCCCACTCCCCTCACCGAAAAAAAATGTTTCGGCTCTCGCGGGTTTTTTTCAAAGTACTTGCGGAAACTCACAATATAATTATCAATCGTTCGGGTGGAAGGATAGACATCATATTCCCATATGGTTCGTAAAATATCTTCGCGCGACACCACTTCATTCTTCCGTTCAATCAGCAGTTTCAGCAGTTGAATTTCCCGCTTGGAAATAGTCTGTTTTGTTCCGTCTCTTCCGATAATATCAAAAGTCAGGTAATTGATTTCGCATTTTCCGAATTTATAATTCTGATCGGAGATCCGGGATTCGGGATTTTGATTTTTTCTTTTCACAAGTTTGCTTACTCTCAGCAAAAGTTCTTCCAGGTTGAACGGCTTTGCCAGATAATCATCAGCTCCCAGTTTTAATCCGTGTATCCGCTCATCGCTTGCGCCTTTTGCAGTGAGAAAAATTACGGGCACTTCTGTATTCTCCAACCGGATTTTCTGACAAAGCGTATAGCCGTCCATTTCGGGAAGCATTACATCCAGCACAATCAGATCAAAATGAGCTGAACGAAATGTTTCATAAGCAACTTTTCCATCACGGGCATCGGTAACATTATATCCTTCCATCTCCAGATTCAAATGGATGGTGTTTCGTAGGTTTTCTTCGTCCTCAACTAATAATATTCTGTGTGCCATAATTATGCAATGGGATGAAAGGCATCTTCAATATGATTTATCCTGTGTTTTTTTCCTGTAAGAATCACGCCTATGATGTCAAACCTTGCTTCCAATTCAAGATTGTTTTTTTCAATGTATGCGTTTGCCGCTTTAATCAGATTCTTTTGCTTTTGCCGGTTCACAAATTCTTCGGGCTCGCCAAAAAAATTCCCGCTTCGGGTTTTAACTTCTGCAATTACAAGAATGTCGTTATGCCGGGCGATAATATCAATTTCTTCCCTTCCGAACCTCCAGTTTTTTTCAAGAATAGCATAGCCCTTTGCTTCAAGATAAACGGCAGCTAAGTCTTCTCCCTGAATGCCTGTATCGTTATGCTCAGCCATGGGGCAAAATTACGAGTTACGAATGACGAATGACGAATATTACAGCCCTTTTTTTCATAGCATATGTATTGCCATCTGCCATCTTCCCTTTTACATCTTACATGTTTTGGTATGATTGTTGAATTCTCCATGATATTGTTCTCAAAAAAACATTACTTTAGCAACCTCTCCCGAAGGGATTCCTTCGGAAAAAAACAAAATACTATGAAAAAATTATTTCTCACCGCATTATTCGGAATCTCAGGAATGCTGATGGTTTCCGCACAATCTTTTGAAGGCGTTATCGAATTCAAAAAGCAAACCGCCACCGATACGGTAAATTATATTTACTACGTTAAAGGAGATAAAATCCGCCTTGATGAAATTGGCAGCAAATCCAAAAAAGTGGAAGGCAGTTTTCTCATTGACCTGAAAACAAACAGCATGGTTTCGCTCAGCCACGAACGCAAACTTTATATTGAACAGGCATCGGGCACACCGGCAACTATTACCGGAAAACCAGAAGTGAAGAAAACGGGAGCTACAAAAACCATTCAGGGCATGAAGTGCACCGAATATGTTGTAAAGAATCCTGATGAAAAAGTGCAGGTAACGTACTGGATGGCGAACGGAAAATTTGATTTCTTTTTCAGACTTCTGAAAGTGCTTAACAGAAAAGATAAATCAGCCGTATATGTGCAGCAAATCAC
The Bacteroidota bacterium genome window above contains:
- a CDS encoding gliding motility-associated C-terminal domain-containing protein, with product MFYIKLNFKIFFLFAVLFLLHPYSIIFSQGTWTQKASLPAQGRRGSSGFSIGNKGYIGCGLNNSGSAMSDFWEWYQSSNTWTQMANIPTARIDGIGFSISTKGYISTGYLNGSTYHNDLWEWDQSTNTWSQKANMPAGANSRATGVGFVIGTNIYIVTGYYNPSVSYYSDMWEWNQATNTWTQKTNFSGTIRAYATGFSIGTKGYLGTGAYLPSSSFYNDFWEWDQSTNTWTQKANFSGSQRFEAVGFSIGNKGFIGTGGTIGTYTNDFWQWDQTTNTWSTIPTLPSSARADVDRGTFVICSKGYICGGWDGGTYFNDLWEYSSNNVSININGPSTICIGSSSTISASGGINYSWSTGATTSSISITPSTTTAYSVTVTESGGCTSILSATVTVNALPTPTISPSTTICSGDAVTLTVTGGNSYSWSNGSSASSIVVSPTSTSSYSVTVTNASGCTKTATTFVTVNNSVSALITGNNLLCSGDSTALIASGGNSFLWSTGATTSSIIVSPANNTGYAVLVSSGSCSDTASVLVTVSPPPNAIISPNTTLCAGENSTLTAWGGGNYLWSNGTTTASIIIAPASTVSYSVIVSIGSCSDTASTTITVVPQTTVNACCNTTITSGNTTTLSASGSGTYSWSNGATASIITVSPTSTTVYYVITTNSWGCSDVDTVIVFVVEPDCGNPEKDLFIPNAFSPNNDGENDVLVISYIKGISCIKNYYLAIFNRWGENIFETEKISDAWDGKLNGKVFDPAVFTYYCKATTLAGQEAIKKGNITLLR
- a CDS encoding acetyltransferase; its protein translation is MANKLILFGASNFGDEIVQLFRDINKAGKDTQWDIAGFLDDNPDMKGKIRNGVPVLGGKDWLKDNHKSDYNYVCCIGSPKAKSKVVQHLKSFNVKFATGVHPSVIMSETTTIGEGTVVTAGNIFTTNINILDHVIFNLACTLGHYSVVHDYCTINPGVNISGDVILEEGVLIGTNATILEKITIGKYSIIGAGAVVNKNIPANVTAVGIPAKVIKENKE
- a CDS encoding polysaccharide biosynthesis C-terminal domain-containing protein, producing the protein MGIVQRDSIRIMVISYLGAAIGYLNKILLFTNFLTAEQVGLSNIIISIAAVYAQFSGLGMTGVTIKFFPYFKDKEKHHHGFLFWTSLLSLFGFLLLTIIFLLFKSPIINYYSEKSPLLVEYSFYVIPLALATVYYNLLEVFLRSLMKTVVFSLVNEIVLRLMISASILLFAFKLVSFHEFVIIYVGVNCSATLILLVYMAYLKQLLFKPEWSSTTKRFFKIVLHYGSFAIVGNMSYILMNNIDALMVAAMIGLKDTGVYTTVFFIATVMLIPYRSLARVASPLVAQFWKNREMKKMHDLYKKVTLMSLITGCFIFLGLWVNIDNIFHFIPDEYASGKYVFLFLGIGRLFDMATGINGIILVTSKKYRYDLLFTILLIGVMIALNLAFIPTYGIEGASFATMLSIITLNTLRIIYIWSVFGMQPFDFKSVWVILIGVFTLGVIYFIPPILNVYADMIIRSLICLVLYAAPVLWLKLSEEVNENAIKILKAAHLYPPEGRK
- a CDS encoding response regulator transcription factor is translated as MAHRILLVEDEENLRNTIHLNLEMEGYNVTDARDGKVAYETFRSAHFDLIVLDVMLPEMDGYTLCQKIRLENTEVPVIFLTAKGASDERIHGLKLGADDYLAKPFNLEELLLRVSKLVKRKNQNPESRISDQNYKFGKCEINYLTFDIIGRDGTKQTISKREIQLLKLLIERKNEVVSREDILRTIWEYDVYPSTRTIDNYIVSFRKYFEKNPREPKHFFSVRGVGYKFTD
- a CDS encoding YraN family protein; this encodes MAEHNDTGIQGEDLAAVYLEAKGYAILEKNWRFGREEIDIIARHNDILVIAEVKTRSGNFFGEPEEFVNRQKQKNLIKAANAYIEKNNLELEARFDIIGVILTGKKHRINHIEDAFHPIA
- a CDS encoding DUF4412 domain-containing protein, giving the protein MKKLFLTALFGISGMLMVSAQSFEGVIEFKKQTATDTVNYIYYVKGDKIRLDEIGSKSKKVEGSFLIDLKTNSMVSLSHERKLYIEQASGTPATITGKPEVKKTGATKTIQGMKCTEYVVKNPDEKVQVTYWMANGKFDFFFRLLKVLNRKDKSAVYVQQITGAEGSFPFLSSQVNLETNKEDVKMEVTKVDKKSVDANLFEIPKDYQKFQK